In Streptomyces sp. NBC_00483, a single window of DNA contains:
- a CDS encoding IS5 family transposase (programmed frameshift) translates to MGRGDLTNAEWDRLESLLPRGGARGGRWSDHRRVINGVLYRVRTGVQWRDLPERFGPWETVYKRHRRWSADGTWVMLLSRVQAAADAEGRIDWDVSVDSTAVRAHQHAAGARKQSPPATPQKGAAAGTNRVDPAAEIGRPAGGGGQIGECLGRSRGGFTTKIHLAADGRCRPLTLVLTPGHYGDGPQLERVLELISVPRQGVGRPRSRPDSVLADKAYTSRNNRRYLRRRGIRHTIPERVDQRRHRKNRGSGGGRPTGFDSEHYKKRNTVERAINRLKGFRAVATRYEKRAYIYLGTVTLATLIIWLRT, encoded by the exons ATGGGGCGTGGGGATCTGACGAATGCGGAGTGGGACCGGCTTGAGTCGTTGCTGCCTCGTGGTGGTGCGCGCGGAGGCCGGTGGAGTGATCACCGGCGGGTGATCAACGGAGTGCTGTACCGGGTGCGGACGGGGGTGCAGTGGCGGGACCTGCCCGAGCGGTTCGGTCCGTGGGAGACCGTCTACAAGCGGCATCGGCGCTGGTCGGCGGACGGGACGTGGGTGATGCTGCTGTCTCGCGTCCAGGCCGCCGCTGATGCCGAGGGCCGCATCGACTGGGACGTCTCGGTGGACTCCACCGCAGTACGCGCTCACCAGCACGCCGCGGGCGCGAGGAAACAGTCTCCACCCGCCACGCCTCAAAAGGGGGCGGCAGCGGGGACGAACCGGGTCGATCCG GCTGCGGAAATTGGTCGTCCGGCTGGAGGAGGTGGTCAGATCGGCGAATGCCTGGGACGCTCCCGCGGCGGCTTCACCACCAAAATCCACCTCGCCGCCGACGGACGATGCCGGCCCCTCACCCTCGTCCTGACACCCGGACACTACGGTGACGGCCCTCAGCTCGAGCGGGTACTGGAGCTGATTTCGGTGCCCCGCCAAGGGGTTGGACGGCCCCGCAGCCGACCCGACAGCGTGCTGGCAGACAAGGCCTACACGTCCCGGAACAACCGCCGCTACCTGCGCCGACGCGGAATCCGACACACCATCCCCGAACGCGTCGACCAGCGAAGGCACCGGAAGAATCGCGGGTCGGGCGGCGGCCGGCCCACCGGATTCGACAGCGAGCACTACAAGAAGCGCAACACCGTCGAGCGAGCCATCAACCGCCTCAAGGGGTTCCGTGCCGTCGCCACCCGCTACGAGAAACGCGCCTACAT
- a CDS encoding alpha/beta hydrolase family protein — translation MRFPSVVGPELAGVIDLPEGEVRGWGLFAHGFTLGKDSPAASRVSKQLAREGIGTMRFDNLGIGDSDGDWGDGSFTVKVQDTIQAAAFMAERGTPVDLLVGHSWGGAAALAAARDIPGLRALATIAAPVDPSHVERQYDTVLDRVLSEGSHEWFVGGRTLVLKRAFVEDVRKAHLRETIGELNLPLLVAHSPTDSTVDIDNAAEIFQEARHPRSFISLEGADHLLTARGQAQRAAHIISAWADQYLDEPRP, via the coding sequence GTGAGATTCCCCAGCGTCGTCGGCCCCGAACTGGCCGGAGTGATCGACCTGCCGGAGGGCGAGGTCCGCGGCTGGGGACTCTTCGCGCACGGCTTCACCCTCGGCAAGGACTCGCCGGCCGCCTCCCGCGTCAGCAAGCAGCTGGCCCGCGAGGGCATCGGAACGATGCGTTTCGACAACCTTGGCATCGGCGACTCCGACGGCGACTGGGGAGACGGCTCCTTCACCGTCAAGGTCCAGGACACCATCCAAGCCGCGGCCTTCATGGCCGAGCGCGGGACTCCCGTGGATCTGCTGGTCGGCCACTCCTGGGGCGGCGCCGCCGCCCTCGCCGCCGCCCGCGACATCCCCGGCCTGCGCGCCCTCGCCACCATCGCCGCACCCGTCGACCCCAGCCACGTCGAGCGCCAGTACGACACGGTCCTGGACCGCGTACTCAGCGAGGGCTCCCACGAATGGTTCGTGGGCGGGCGCACCCTCGTCCTCAAACGTGCCTTCGTCGAGGACGTCCGCAAGGCGCATCTGCGCGAGACGATCGGCGAACTGAACCTTCCGCTGCTGGTCGCGCACTCCCCCACCGACTCCACCGTCGACATCGACAACGCCGCGGAAATCTTCCAGGAAGCCCGCCACCCCCGCAGTTTCATCTCCCTCGAAGGAGCCGACCACCTGCTGACCGCGCGGGGACAGGCGCAGCGCGCCGCGCACATCATCAGCGCCTGGGCCGACCAGTACCTCGACGAGCCACGACCCTGA